One stretch of Akkermansia sp. RCC_12PD DNA includes these proteins:
- a CDS encoding DUF3750 domain-containing protein: protein MRHSNPYNRRHPSRNKWRLIFWLFMAFLLLCGALIYFHPAENWKTADRSSSGLAPLPSEEPEAVVQVYAARAFGWRKYFAVHTWIAVKEKNAGFYTVYQVMGYQLPSRGTSVSISRDIPDRKWFGAEPELIQELRGTAAEKAIPVISRTAQDYPHADTYWIIPGPNSNTFTATLMREVPELTVELPPHAVGKDYLPGGIAGRTESGTGIRINLWGLAGFSLGLAEGAEISLLGLNAGFDLLRPALKLPMIGRIGLPDAPVGWNWWSVTLLLFTVGFIFFRIFRHMRRKRRQAHSIPHFRHPRTKTSERI, encoded by the coding sequence ATGCGCCATTCCAACCCTTATAACCGCAGGCATCCTTCCCGGAATAAATGGCGGCTCATTTTCTGGTTGTTCATGGCGTTCCTGCTCCTGTGCGGAGCTCTGATTTACTTCCACCCGGCGGAAAACTGGAAAACCGCAGACCGCAGCAGTAGCGGACTGGCCCCGCTGCCCTCGGAAGAACCGGAAGCCGTCGTCCAGGTCTATGCCGCGCGCGCTTTCGGCTGGCGCAAGTATTTTGCCGTGCATACCTGGATAGCCGTGAAGGAGAAGAACGCCGGTTTTTACACCGTGTACCAGGTTATGGGTTACCAGCTTCCCTCCCGGGGAACCAGCGTTTCCATCTCCCGGGATATTCCGGACCGTAAATGGTTCGGCGCGGAGCCGGAGTTGATTCAGGAACTGCGTGGAACAGCAGCGGAAAAGGCCATCCCCGTCATCAGCCGCACGGCACAGGATTACCCCCATGCCGATACCTACTGGATTATTCCCGGACCCAACAGCAATACATTCACTGCCACGCTGATGAGGGAAGTGCCGGAATTGACCGTGGAGCTTCCGCCTCATGCGGTGGGGAAGGATTACCTGCCCGGTGGCATTGCCGGACGAACGGAGAGCGGTACAGGCATCCGCATCAATTTATGGGGTCTCGCCGGGTTCAGCCTGGGACTGGCGGAAGGAGCGGAAATCAGCCTGCTGGGCCTGAATGCGGGGTTTGACCTGCTCCGCCCCGCCCTCAAACTCCCGATGATCGGGCGCATAGGCCTGCCGGACGCCCCCGTGGGCTGGAACTGGTGGAGCGTCACGCTGCTTCTTTTCACCGTGGGATTCATTTTCTTCCGAATATTCCGCCATATGCGCCGGAAGCGCAGGCAGGCGCACAGTATTCCCCATTTCCGTCATCCACGGACAAAAACGAGCGAACGTATCTGA
- a CDS encoding ComEC/Rec2 family competence protein: MEKESHLLRPWPERMMASAPLLAPALAMLCACAAVDVSPWLWAFCACWVLLPCLFRMPAMSLLAVALAVWAGGCLLDYGRQYGSLAVEEGGRFAAEGSVDAVSGRSVLFRPHGAKWLYTVSSLEKELPLEPGKRYRLEGEVYSLKPPCGPGLFDRERWGYLHRVVAGVRLERFSELGPGDWRSRFLAASLNLREEAAGLLKQGAPPDDEARQVMVSAVLGDKTTARPETMVSFMESGCMHVFAVSGMHVGLAAMLILGLLRLLLIRPSVARLACIPLLALYVFVTGMSVSALRALIMAVVWLLASVLRRKGHPANILALAFIVLCFVDPLQVFQPGFQLSFCVFAVIVCIVAYMNREKPLWRPDPFIPPRIYNARERGLVWLEKACRGTLLVSVGAWLMSIPLTAWHFGTWNLYAPFTNICLALLVPFLMGISLFGLMFAWCPWALSVCNAAAAWLAGSMLGVTQFAAALPCSYLPARLPAQENGAVVVPMQKNAWSVVISNPALVVDTGTENTVRYTLLPILKYLHIQPSGVMTTRNGKPERAGVEVLLQEYPGIQNWGRGAQHSAKEWVLRPGNRVSTADLPEPLPTGVHQDRSPVLAWTCRGRRVLLVGNAGFSTLARAEETERADVLIIGHHPRDPVSSAAWIRETGARTVIFTTEWGCPVPEGVAVYRLPETGALYLKAEEDGVTVTPWKGTERRTR; the protein is encoded by the coding sequence ATGGAGAAGGAGTCGCATCTGCTGCGGCCGTGGCCGGAGCGGATGATGGCTTCCGCTCCGCTGTTGGCGCCTGCGCTGGCTATGCTGTGCGCCTGTGCGGCCGTGGACGTTTCCCCGTGGTTATGGGCGTTCTGCGCCTGCTGGGTTTTGCTGCCCTGTCTGTTCCGGATGCCTGCCATGAGTCTGCTGGCCGTCGCGCTGGCGGTCTGGGCCGGCGGCTGTCTGCTGGATTACGGGCGGCAATACGGGAGTCTGGCTGTGGAAGAGGGCGGCAGATTTGCGGCGGAAGGTTCCGTTGATGCCGTTTCCGGGCGTTCCGTCCTGTTCAGGCCGCACGGGGCCAAGTGGCTTTATACGGTTTCTTCCCTTGAAAAAGAGCTTCCGCTGGAACCGGGAAAACGCTACCGGCTTGAAGGGGAGGTTTATTCCTTGAAACCTCCTTGCGGACCCGGCCTGTTTGACCGGGAACGGTGGGGTTATCTGCACCGGGTAGTGGCCGGAGTCCGGCTGGAAAGATTTTCCGAGCTGGGGCCGGGAGACTGGCGCAGCCGGTTTCTGGCGGCTTCCCTGAATCTCCGGGAAGAGGCGGCAGGGCTGCTGAAACAGGGTGCGCCGCCGGACGATGAGGCCCGGCAGGTAATGGTTTCTGCCGTGCTGGGCGACAAGACGACCGCCCGGCCGGAGACCATGGTCAGCTTCATGGAGAGCGGCTGCATGCATGTGTTTGCTGTCAGCGGCATGCATGTGGGTCTGGCCGCCATGCTGATTCTGGGCCTGCTGAGGCTGCTGCTCATCCGTCCCTCCGTGGCGCGGCTGGCCTGCATCCCCCTGCTGGCCCTGTATGTGTTTGTCACGGGAATGTCCGTTTCAGCCCTGCGCGCCCTGATCATGGCGGTGGTCTGGCTGCTGGCCTCCGTCCTGCGCAGGAAGGGGCATCCCGCCAACATTCTGGCTCTGGCGTTTATCGTGCTGTGCTTCGTGGATCCGCTCCAGGTTTTCCAGCCGGGGTTCCAGCTTTCTTTCTGCGTGTTTGCCGTGATTGTGTGCATTGTAGCATACATGAACCGGGAAAAGCCCCTGTGGAGACCGGACCCGTTCATTCCTCCCCGGATTTACAACGCACGGGAAAGGGGACTGGTATGGCTGGAAAAAGCGTGCCGCGGAACCCTGCTTGTGTCCGTGGGGGCATGGCTGATGTCCATCCCGCTGACGGCGTGGCATTTCGGCACCTGGAACCTGTATGCGCCATTCACCAACATATGCCTGGCGTTGCTGGTTCCCTTCCTGATGGGTATTTCCCTGTTCGGGCTGATGTTTGCGTGGTGTCCCTGGGCATTGTCCGTCTGCAATGCCGCGGCGGCGTGGCTGGCCGGGAGCATGCTGGGTGTTACCCAGTTTGCGGCCGCCCTGCCGTGCAGCTATCTTCCCGCCCGGCTTCCTGCTCAGGAAAACGGGGCCGTGGTGGTTCCCATGCAGAAAAACGCCTGGTCCGTCGTCATTTCCAATCCAGCGCTGGTGGTGGATACCGGTACGGAGAATACAGTCCGCTACACTCTTCTTCCCATATTGAAATACCTTCATATACAGCCTTCCGGCGTGATGACGACCAGGAACGGCAAGCCGGAACGGGCCGGGGTGGAAGTCTTGCTGCAGGAGTATCCCGGCATCCAGAACTGGGGCCGCGGGGCGCAGCATTCTGCGAAGGAGTGGGTATTGCGCCCCGGCAACAGGGTGAGTACGGCGGATTTGCCGGAGCCGCTGCCTACGGGGGTGCATCAGGACCGGAGCCCGGTGCTGGCGTGGACGTGCCGGGGACGCCGCGTGCTGCTGGTCGGGAATGCCGGATTTTCCACCCTGGCACGGGCGGAAGAGACGGAAAGGGCGGATGTCCTGATTATCGGGCATCATCCGCGCGACCCGGTCAGCAGCGCTGCATGGATCAGGGAAACCGGAGCCCGGACAGTCATTTTCACGACGGAATGGGGATGCCCCGTGCCGGAAGGCGTGGCCGTGTACCGGCTGCCGGAAACCGGAGCCCTGTACCTGAAGGCGGAAGAGGACGGCGTGACCGTCACGCCCTGGAAGGGCACGGAACGCCGTACAAGGTGA
- a CDS encoding class I SAM-dependent RNA methyltransferase, translating to MTATIPKGFHPEPFSYHQELELDIDALSNAGDGIGRVNGWVVFVPFALPGDRVKARVWRNDRNYSSADLVEVLRPSPDRVDPVCRLFGTCGGCQYQHFSYDCQLFWKTRQVADLLRLQAGLELPVNPAIASPREYHYRSKITPHFDKPKEGGKPAIGFLKAGSRREVVDVPQCPIAMECINEVLPMARKSVYQAAARFKRGATILLRASEGGVITNNNAVACEKVGTLEFHFLAGDFFQNNPFILPLFTDYVARQASMDGEEFLVDAYCGSGLFALSLAEKFKKVLGVEVSETSADWARSNARSNGISHVEFLAADAGAIFAQVDFPAEKTAVVIDPPRKGCSMEFLTQLFAFSPGKVVYVSCNPATQIRDLAEFDKAGYAVTAVQPFDLFPQTKHLECVVTLKKKN from the coding sequence ATGACCGCCACCATTCCCAAGGGCTTCCATCCCGAACCTTTTTCCTACCACCAGGAGCTTGAACTGGACATTGACGCCCTGTCCAACGCGGGCGACGGCATCGGCCGTGTGAACGGCTGGGTGGTGTTTGTTCCGTTTGCCCTGCCGGGAGACCGGGTAAAAGCCCGCGTCTGGCGCAACGACAGGAATTATTCCTCCGCAGACTTGGTGGAAGTGCTCCGCCCCAGTCCGGACCGCGTGGACCCGGTGTGCCGCCTGTTCGGCACCTGCGGCGGCTGCCAGTACCAGCACTTTTCCTACGACTGCCAGCTTTTCTGGAAAACGCGCCAGGTGGCGGACCTCCTCCGCCTGCAGGCGGGGCTGGAACTCCCCGTAAACCCGGCCATCGCCTCCCCGCGGGAATACCATTACCGTTCCAAGATTACGCCTCATTTCGACAAGCCCAAAGAAGGCGGCAAACCCGCCATCGGCTTTCTGAAAGCCGGCTCCAGAAGGGAAGTGGTGGACGTACCGCAATGTCCGATTGCGATGGAATGCATCAACGAGGTCCTGCCGATGGCCCGTAAAAGCGTCTATCAGGCGGCGGCCCGCTTCAAGCGCGGAGCGACGATTCTGCTCCGGGCGTCGGAAGGCGGCGTCATCACCAATAACAACGCCGTGGCCTGTGAAAAGGTGGGCACTCTGGAATTCCACTTCCTGGCCGGAGATTTCTTCCAGAACAATCCGTTCATCCTGCCCCTGTTCACGGATTACGTGGCCCGGCAGGCCAGCATGGACGGCGAGGAATTCCTGGTGGACGCCTACTGCGGTTCCGGCCTGTTCGCCCTGAGCCTGGCGGAAAAATTCAAAAAAGTGCTTGGCGTGGAAGTCAGCGAGACTTCCGCAGACTGGGCGCGGAGCAATGCCCGCAGCAACGGAATCAGCCACGTGGAATTTCTGGCGGCGGACGCCGGAGCCATTTTCGCCCAGGTGGACTTTCCGGCGGAAAAAACTGCCGTGGTGATCGACCCCCCGCGAAAGGGGTGCAGCATGGAATTCCTGACCCAGCTATTCGCTTTCAGCCCCGGAAAAGTGGTGTACGTCTCCTGCAACCCCGCCACCCAGATCCGGGATCTGGCAGAGTTTGACAAGGCCGGCTATGCCGTCACCGCCGTCCAGCCTTTTGACCTGTTCCCCCAGACCAAGCATTTGGAATGCGTGGTCACTTTGAAAAAGAAAAACTGA
- a CDS encoding PEP-CTERM sorting domain-containing protein (PEP-CTERM proteins occur, often in large numbers, in the proteomes of bacteria that also encode an exosortase, a predicted intramembrane cysteine proteinase. The presence of a PEP-CTERM domain at a protein's C-terminus predicts cleavage within the sorting domain, followed by covalent anchoring to some some component of the (usually Gram-negative) cell surface. Many PEP-CTERM proteins exhibit an unusual sequence composition that includes large numbers of potential glycosylation sites. Expression of one such protein has been shown restore the ability of a bacterium to form floc, a type of biofilm.) — MKTLSSVKALFISLSLLVSYTIPYCLAAKTADVTIDGDIIEDNEKHHNLSNASCALLISSGSSYTGTNIVISTVCGSNSFGDAAIYSKGGKFLNLGANYGWSSVTVSKGGVYGGYSSAIELSDMTETSTIYNTKIYNYADEGTGIRLWNNSNLLLDNVEIYNASDTAIHASRNATISNKGNGIIRISTTGDNRASISASGDSKVTLYNTHIENKKSSTSGVLVGDSSTISLTNSSISSVNNNTLISGAGNLEVSLNNVDLSKSKNQRISASSDLTVNIQNGTSFDGYTSQENDGSININLTKSSWNITKNSTFFSLSLNENSFLTFNCGNGDKFYYISAGSVFMDKSSQIRLDLDETKILSMISSGDEFQLFSGDLTNYDLSDIDMFNSDGSYKLTYEEGESGKGWFKLIGYDVVPEPSTSTMSLLGIVCILLKRRRV, encoded by the coding sequence ATGAAGACATTATCATCAGTAAAGGCCTTATTCATTTCCCTAAGCCTATTGGTTTCATACACCATACCCTATTGTTTGGCGGCAAAAACTGCCGATGTCACGATTGATGGAGATATTATAGAAGATAACGAAAAACATCATAACCTCTCAAATGCTTCATGCGCTTTATTGATTTCTTCAGGATCTTCCTATACCGGAACTAATATTGTAATTTCTACAGTTTGTGGATCTAATTCTTTTGGGGATGCGGCGATTTACTCAAAAGGAGGAAAATTTCTTAATTTAGGAGCGAATTATGGTTGGTCCTCAGTTACCGTATCAAAGGGAGGCGTGTATGGTGGTTACAGTTCAGCGATCGAACTGAGTGACATGACCGAAACATCTACTATCTACAATACGAAAATTTATAATTACGCAGATGAGGGAACAGGTATTCGCCTCTGGAATAATTCAAACCTTCTCCTTGATAATGTAGAAATTTATAATGCCTCAGATACGGCGATCCACGCGAGTAGAAACGCTACAATATCAAATAAAGGTAATGGAATTATTAGAATATCGACAACAGGAGATAATAGGGCTTCTATATCCGCAAGCGGAGATTCAAAAGTAACTCTTTATAATACACATATTGAAAATAAAAAATCCAGTACTAGTGGGGTCTTGGTTGGAGATAGTAGTACTATATCTCTTACAAATTCATCTATTTCTTCAGTTAATAACAACACACTGATTTCAGGTGCAGGAAATCTAGAAGTTAGTCTTAATAACGTCGATTTGTCTAAATCTAAAAATCAGAGAATATCCGCTTCATCTGACTTAACTGTTAATATTCAGAATGGTACTTCTTTCGATGGTTATACTTCTCAAGAAAATGATGGTTCAATTAACATAAATTTAACAAAATCAAGTTGGAACATAACTAAAAATTCTACTTTTTTTTCTCTATCACTAAATGAGAATTCATTTTTAACATTTAACTGCGGGAATGGAGATAAGTTCTACTATATATCCGCTGGTTCTGTTTTCATGGATAAGAGTAGTCAAATAAGGCTTGATCTTGATGAGACGAAAATTTTGAGTATGATCTCTTCCGGTGATGAATTCCAACTATTTTCGGGCGATTTGACGAATTATGATCTTTCAGATATTGATATGTTCAACTCTGACGGATCATATAAATTAACTTATGAAGAAGGGGAATCGGGAAAGGGATGGTTCAAATTAATAGGATATGACGTTGTTCCCGAACCATCGACTTCTACCATGAGTCTATTAGGAATTGTTTGTATTCTCCTAAAGAGACGGAGGGTTTGA
- a CDS encoding HU family DNA-binding protein: protein MNKTEFIQELRRELGGEATSREAEQVLDAVLNTIARSVQRKSQVKFRGFGTFGIKRRQARVVRHPGHGGKLFVHESSTMKFRPSGHLWKK from the coding sequence ATGAACAAGACAGAATTCATTCAGGAATTGCGGCGGGAACTGGGAGGCGAAGCCACTTCCCGGGAGGCGGAACAGGTGCTTGACGCCGTGCTGAACACGATTGCGCGGTCCGTGCAGCGGAAGTCGCAGGTTAAATTCCGCGGTTTCGGCACTTTCGGCATCAAGCGGCGCCAGGCTCGCGTAGTTCGGCATCCGGGCCATGGAGGCAAATTGTTTGTACATGAATCAAGCACCATGAAATTCCGGCCTTCAGGCCATTTATGGAAAAAGTAG
- a CDS encoding IS1595 family transposase, with amino-acid sequence MGNNKTKYTSLYEFFSKFPNEESARKYFELKRWNGHVRCPHCGSDHITKCKNHFPMPYRCKDCRKFFSVRFGTILEESKLPLHKWLMCMYLLATSRKGISSIQISKELGITQKSAWFLCHRIREVWMKDKKEKLDGIVEVDETFIGGKESNKHFSKKLNRGRGSVGKLIVIGAKQRNGKVIVKHIDDTSAYNLQGFIGKHVERNSNVFTDEFKSYKGLVGFVHEFVNHKGKQYVNGEVHTNSIESFWSLLKRGYYGVYHYMSPKHLKRYIHEFSYRHNTSKVEVMECIGDTITKMIGRRLMYCELVS; translated from the coding sequence ATGGGAAACAACAAAACCAAATATACTTCCTTATATGAGTTCTTCTCCAAATTTCCTAATGAGGAATCCGCCCGGAAGTATTTTGAGTTAAAAAGATGGAATGGTCATGTCCGTTGTCCTCATTGCGGTTCAGATCATATCACCAAATGTAAAAACCACTTTCCGATGCCTTATCGCTGTAAAGATTGTAGAAAGTTCTTCAGCGTCAGATTCGGTACAATTTTAGAGGAATCCAAATTGCCTCTTCACAAATGGTTGATGTGCATGTATCTGTTGGCGACTTCCAGAAAAGGCATTTCTTCTATCCAGATTTCAAAAGAACTTGGAATCACTCAAAAGTCCGCCTGGTTCCTCTGTCACAGAATCAGGGAAGTTTGGATGAAAGATAAAAAGGAGAAGTTGGACGGTATAGTGGAAGTGGATGAAACCTTCATCGGAGGAAAGGAATCCAACAAACACTTTTCCAAGAAATTGAACAGGGGAAGAGGTTCTGTCGGTAAATTGATTGTGATCGGAGCCAAACAGAGAAACGGAAAAGTAATCGTCAAACATATCGACGATACATCCGCTTACAATTTACAAGGATTCATCGGAAAACATGTAGAGAGGAATTCCAATGTGTTTACGGATGAGTTCAAATCCTATAAAGGACTTGTCGGATTTGTCCATGAGTTTGTCAACCATAAGGGGAAACAATACGTCAATGGAGAGGTTCATACTAATTCCATTGAAAGCTTTTGGTCTCTACTGAAGAGAGGATATTATGGCGTTTACCATTATATGTCTCCTAAGCATTTGAAGAGGTATATCCATGAGTTTTCCTATAGGCATAATACATCCAAGGTCGAAGTGATGGAATGTATTGGTGATACGATTACCAAAATGATTGGTAGAAGGTTGATGTATTGTGAATTAGTGAGTTGA
- a CDS encoding alpha-galactosidase, whose protein sequence is MTPDSVHLLTRSSQMSLFRDGKGRVRRLYYGAPLHEPEDAFTDSASAPLLCTTLADSLDGLPNASGEYDLCITQGDGFLSLSLECERQELVRLDGDREEAVFYLKDPAYPVRVEAHVRAHRESGVFMEWMVIRNEGKEDIRIHRAASDHLNLKAERYFVTSFRGTWGGESLMSEEEVARGHELVLSSGTGTRAAQEGSPGFIISLDGPAREDSGEVIMGAVAWSGNYRIWFRHSPYHYLYAGAGMDVAPAPYVLDAGGVFETPPLILAHSGRGKGEASRSMHRWARRYGLRGGEEERMTLLNSWEGVYFSFTEEVLHGMMKRAAELGIELFVLDDGWFGSRFPRNDARAGLGDWEVNRAKLPHGIDGLAEKAEELGIRFGIWVEPEMVNPQSELFTNHPDWVIGLPGRENRLERSQYLLDLGNPEVRGHILGVMRELLGKHPDIAYVKWDCNRKISDPGSAWLDARHQGNLAIDYVRGYESVLDALAEEFPQVVFQACSSGGGRADYGTMRRHHEFWTSDNTDACERVFMQWSIGHLFPAISMGAHVTASPNHQTGRAAPLKFRFDAAMSGRLGFELQPCDMTEEEMAFSRHALAEYKRIRPVVQFGDLYRLSSPYESRVASLMYVREDRAVVFAWLMDKWLADAPPPLRLKGLKPEARYMLLELNMDENGSVTNVHERVLGGDFLMNAGIRINWKKTFQSVCLEVVRRVPS, encoded by the coding sequence ATGACGCCGGATTCCGTGCATTTGCTGACCCGTTCCTCCCAGATGAGCCTGTTCCGCGATGGAAAGGGAAGAGTGCGCCGCCTCTATTACGGAGCGCCCTTGCATGAGCCGGAAGACGCTTTTACAGATTCCGCCTCCGCTCCCCTTCTGTGTACGACGCTGGCGGATTCCCTGGACGGTCTGCCGAATGCGTCCGGGGAATACGATCTTTGCATCACCCAGGGGGACGGTTTCCTCTCCCTGTCCCTGGAGTGTGAACGGCAGGAGCTTGTGCGGTTGGACGGGGATCGGGAGGAGGCCGTCTTTTACCTGAAGGATCCGGCCTATCCGGTACGGGTGGAAGCGCACGTGCGCGCTCACCGGGAATCAGGCGTTTTCATGGAGTGGATGGTCATCCGCAATGAAGGAAAGGAAGACATCCGGATTCACCGGGCGGCTTCCGACCATCTGAATTTGAAGGCGGAACGGTATTTTGTGACGAGCTTCCGCGGCACCTGGGGCGGAGAATCCCTGATGAGCGAGGAAGAAGTGGCGCGGGGCCATGAACTCGTCCTGTCTTCCGGTACCGGAACCCGCGCCGCGCAGGAGGGAAGCCCCGGTTTCATCATTTCTCTGGACGGCCCGGCCCGTGAGGATTCCGGGGAAGTGATCATGGGCGCGGTGGCGTGGTCCGGCAATTACCGGATATGGTTCCGGCACAGTCCGTACCATTATCTGTATGCGGGGGCGGGAATGGATGTGGCTCCCGCACCGTATGTGCTGGATGCCGGCGGCGTGTTTGAGACGCCTCCCCTGATCCTGGCCCACAGTGGTAGGGGCAAGGGGGAAGCCTCCCGAAGCATGCACCGCTGGGCGCGCCGCTACGGCCTGCGCGGCGGTGAGGAGGAGCGGATGACGCTGCTGAACTCCTGGGAAGGGGTGTATTTTTCATTTACCGAGGAAGTGCTGCACGGCATGATGAAGCGTGCGGCGGAGCTGGGGATAGAACTTTTTGTCCTGGATGACGGATGGTTCGGCAGCCGGTTCCCGCGCAATGACGCCCGTGCCGGGCTGGGGGACTGGGAGGTGAACCGGGCCAAGCTTCCGCACGGAATTGACGGATTGGCGGAAAAGGCGGAAGAACTGGGAATCCGCTTCGGCATCTGGGTGGAGCCTGAAATGGTGAATCCGCAGTCGGAATTGTTCACGAATCATCCGGACTGGGTGATCGGCCTGCCTGGCCGGGAAAACAGGCTGGAGCGCAGCCAGTACCTGCTGGATTTGGGCAACCCGGAAGTGCGCGGTCATATTCTGGGCGTGATGCGCGAACTGCTTGGAAAGCATCCCGACATCGCCTACGTCAAATGGGATTGCAACCGCAAGATTTCCGATCCCGGTTCCGCATGGCTGGATGCGCGCCATCAGGGAAATCTGGCCATTGATTATGTGCGCGGCTATGAATCCGTTCTGGACGCGCTGGCGGAGGAATTTCCGCAGGTGGTGTTCCAGGCCTGTTCCTCCGGGGGCGGCCGCGCCGATTACGGCACCATGCGGCGGCATCACGAGTTCTGGACATCCGACAATACGGATGCCTGCGAACGCGTGTTCATGCAGTGGAGCATCGGGCACCTGTTCCCGGCCATTTCCATGGGCGCCCACGTGACGGCTTCCCCCAACCATCAGACGGGCCGCGCCGCGCCGCTGAAATTCCGTTTTGACGCAGCCATGTCCGGCCGCCTGGGCTTCGAGCTCCAGCCCTGCGATATGACGGAAGAGGAAATGGCCTTTTCCAGACACGCGCTGGCGGAATACAAGCGCATTCGCCCCGTGGTCCAGTTCGGGGACCTGTACCGCCTGTCCTCGCCGTATGAAAGCCGTGTGGCTTCCCTGATGTACGTGCGGGAGGACCGCGCCGTCGTGTTCGCGTGGCTGATGGACAAGTGGCTTGCGGACGCCCCGCCGCCCCTGCGCCTGAAGGGCCTGAAACCCGAAGCCAGGTATATGCTCCTGGAGCTGAACATGGATGAAAACGGCTCCGTCACAAATGTTCATGAACGGGTTCTGGGCGGCGATTTCCTGATGAATGCGGGCATCCGTATCAACTGGAAAAAGACGTTTCAGTCCGTCTGCCTGGAAGTGGTCAGAAGGGTTCCTTCCTGA
- the miaB gene encoding tRNA (N6-isopentenyl adenosine(37)-C2)-methylthiotransferase MiaB, giving the protein MPKLYIKTYGCQMNERDSEQVARMFVQKGYTMTDREDEADVILFNSCSIREQAEQKALGKMGLLAKQQRHRPHVVYGMMGCMAQSRKDELFKELPRLDLVIGTQKYHRVFEHVDGILRQRQERRMDNLRSAFSGSHVCDVAEEEDSQNQIRDHLDPGARSTAYVSIMQGCEMKCAYCIVPYTRGTERSRPIRDIVDEVAMLVDSGVKEVTLLGQIVNRYGRQMDSVNGKGGFVQLLEAVHEVEGLRRIRFVSPHPIGFRQDLVQAFTYLPKLCSHIHFPMQSGSDRILKMMRRPYRNETFLDLCAQMKQARPDLSITTDIIVGFPGETEEDYLLTRQAVEQVQFDNAFIFRYSPRRGTPAAAMENQIPEEVKEARNQDLLAVVNEIAVRKNRELIGTVQEVLLEGPSKTNAARFSGRTSQNKPVMVDAEPGLTGQILPIRIEESTGFTLYGVPCPSRA; this is encoded by the coding sequence ATGCCCAAGCTTTACATCAAAACCTACGGCTGCCAGATGAACGAACGGGACTCCGAACAGGTGGCCCGCATGTTCGTCCAGAAGGGGTACACCATGACGGACCGCGAGGACGAGGCGGACGTGATCCTGTTCAACTCCTGCTCCATCCGTGAACAGGCGGAGCAGAAAGCCCTGGGCAAGATGGGGCTGCTCGCCAAGCAGCAGCGGCACCGCCCCCACGTGGTGTACGGCATGATGGGCTGCATGGCTCAGAGCCGGAAGGACGAACTGTTCAAGGAACTTCCGCGCCTGGATCTGGTGATCGGCACCCAGAAATACCACCGCGTGTTCGAACACGTGGACGGCATTCTCCGACAGCGGCAGGAACGCCGCATGGACAACCTCCGGAGCGCCTTTTCCGGCAGCCATGTATGCGATGTGGCGGAAGAGGAGGACTCCCAGAACCAGATCCGCGACCACCTGGACCCGGGTGCACGCTCCACGGCCTACGTTTCCATCATGCAGGGGTGTGAAATGAAATGCGCCTACTGCATCGTGCCCTACACGCGCGGAACGGAGCGGAGCCGCCCCATTCGGGACATCGTGGACGAAGTGGCCATGCTGGTGGACTCCGGCGTGAAGGAAGTCACCCTGCTGGGCCAGATCGTCAACCGGTACGGACGCCAGATGGACAGCGTGAATGGAAAAGGCGGCTTCGTCCAATTGCTGGAGGCCGTCCATGAAGTGGAGGGCCTGCGGCGCATCCGCTTCGTTTCCCCCCATCCCATCGGCTTCCGGCAGGACCTGGTGCAGGCGTTCACCTATCTTCCCAAGTTGTGCAGCCACATCCATTTCCCGATGCAGAGCGGCAGCGACCGCATCCTGAAAATGATGCGCAGGCCGTACAGAAACGAGACCTTCCTGGATCTTTGCGCGCAAATGAAGCAGGCCCGTCCGGATCTCTCCATCACCACGGACATCATCGTGGGGTTTCCGGGAGAAACGGAAGAAGACTACCTGTTGACCAGACAGGCCGTGGAACAGGTTCAATTCGACAACGCGTTCATCTTCCGCTATTCCCCGCGCCGCGGCACGCCTGCCGCCGCCATGGAGAACCAGATTCCGGAAGAAGTGAAGGAGGCGCGCAACCAGGACCTGCTGGCCGTCGTCAATGAAATCGCCGTCCGGAAAAACCGTGAACTCATCGGCACGGTTCAGGAAGTCCTGCTGGAAGGGCCTTCCAAAACCAACGCCGCGCGCTTCTCCGGCCGCACCTCCCAGAACAAGCCCGTGATGGTGGATGCGGAGCCCGGCCTGACGGGACAAATCCTGCCCATCCGGATTGAGGAAAGCACCGGATTCACCTTGTACGGCGTTCCGTGCCCTTCCAGGGCGTGA